GTAAGCCTTGGAAAATCAAAATTCGGAGGTAATATATTTGCATCAGTGGTATGCAGGGATATTACCAGACAGAGAATGATGGAGAGGGCAATACTTGAGTCTGAACTTCAGCTGAGAACAACAATAGATGCAATACAGGATGCAGTTGTTGTACTGGACCGTGATTTAAAAATTGTACTCTTCAATGACAGTTTTGCAGACCTTTACCTCAAATGGGACGCAGGGGATTTAAAACCGGGCATCAGACTGAATTTATTCTTAGAGCCGATCACAGAGCAGGACATATCCAATGTCAAGGAACTATTATTATCGGACGATATTCTTAATTTTGCAAGAAAAGTCAATTCCGGAGATGAAACTGCCGTATATGACATCAAAAAAATCCCAATAATTGATTCCGGCAGAGTTGGCCAGACTGTTCTTGTAATTAAGGACATCACGGCAGAACAGCTTACAGAGCAGATTAAAAAGGAAGCTTTTGAGCAGATAGACCGAAATATGGAGCAGTTTGCAATCCTAAACGATCATATCAGAAACCCGCTCCAGGCGATAGCCGGAATTGTTGATTTAAAAGACCCTGAACTGTCTGAAAAGATCATGCCATATGTATGTGAGATTGACAGTATTGTAAGAAAACTTGATGTCGGATGGCTCGAATCTGAAAAAGTCCGGAAAATGATTGCAAAACATTATGCTGTGTCATTAATTG
The sequence above is a segment of the Methanoplanus limicola DSM 2279 genome. Coding sequences within it:
- a CDS encoding PAS domain-containing protein, which encodes MDENNYGNNLEEVRKGIIGLGEASIRKNYYPALLDKQRELERFRAVIEQTPDMVFIISCPGGEIIDANHMALAATGLTHENLNPEKIGKILEFEDKIPIEIRLNTECRESEILRGFLKTHPAEDREKIPVEVSLGKSKFGGNIFASVVCRDITRQRMMERAILESELQLRTTIDAIQDAVVVLDRDLKIVLFNDSFADLYLKWDAGDLKPGIRLNLFLEPITEQDISNVKELLLSDDILNFARKVNSGDETAVYDIKKIPIIDSGRVGQTVLVIKDITAEQLTEQIKKEAFEQIDRNMEQFAILNDHIRNPLQAIAGIVDLKDPELSEKIMPYVCEIDSIVRKLDVGWLESEKVRKMIAKHYAVSLIDRKDIREVINYLDLHQ